In Drosophila nasuta strain 15112-1781.00 chromosome 2R, ASM2355853v1, whole genome shotgun sequence, a single genomic region encodes these proteins:
- the LOC132786602 gene encoding uncharacterized protein LOC132786602, producing MSNRKHRIDPQIASPSRSRSRSQSQAKGKHFSRSKTNNTTATNARLTGLEDLAQFDNDGMPFILVDAMCTRNRQQLNLALTKCEKRRMKWIQRKCCVLPLLKYMKPAMRAEPTTPEEKDARAQLEFDEDLKQLCITELTEEENYHREGTQTPLGHSASSENLLQNTPRLKEICSQLEELRLKQMEESPKLSSPLMQCDRPKFLRQGTFDVKRDDRLSRTPFGGSKSSCLVHPISNSRDSSIGDRQLMQPRLSNSRPKLHKMKSSTCLFKNNCEWRKSFRGEQSVYVPRADTLPRVTNAIGDLQREKPPNTPMVGSLESFATCVNIRALHDNAPERYPARVLDADRSQIQSLSIQPKSRSFLRLFKKDKN from the coding sequence ATGAGCAATCGCAAGCATCGAATTGACCCCCAAATTGCGTCGCCCTCTCGCTCCCGTTCCCGCTCCCAATCCCAAGCCAAGGGGAAACATTTCAGCAGGTCCAAGACTAAtaatacaacagcaactaaTGCTCGACTAACTGGCCTCGAAGACCTCGCGCAGTTCGACAATGATGGCATGCCTTTTATACTTGTGGATGCCATGTGCACGAGGAATCGCCAGCAACTGAATCTGGCGTTGACCAAGTGCGAGAAGCGACGCATGAAGTGGATACAACGGAAATGCTGTGTGCTGCCCCTGCTGAAGTACATGAAGCCAGCGATGCGGGCAGAGCCGACGACTCCCGAAGAGAAGGATGCCAGAGCTCAGCTCGAGTTCGACGAGGATCTCAAGCAACTTTGCATCACGGAGCTAACGGAGGAAGAGAATTATCATAGAGAAGGAACGCAGACGCCTCTCGGACATTCTGCGAGTTCCGAAAATCTATTACAAAATACTCCTAGGCTCAAGGAAATATGTTCACAGTTGGAGGAACTACGCCTCAAGCAAATGGAGGAATCTCCAAAGCTGAGTTCACCTCTAATGCAATGCGATCGACCCAAGTTCTTGCGTCAAGGCACATTCGATGTGAAACGCGATGATCGGCTGTCCAGAACTCCTTTTGGCGGCTCAAAGAGCAGCTGCCTCGTCCATCCCATTAGCAACTCGAGGGACAGCTCCATAGGTGACAGACAACTGATGCAACCTCGGCTTAGCAATTCACGTCCTAAATTACACAAGATGAAGAGCTCGACCTGCTTATTCAAGAACAACTGCGAGTGGAGAAAGAGCTTTAGAGGAGAACAATCTGTCTATGTTCCCAGGGCAGACACTTTGCCAAGAGTCACCAACGCAATCGGGGATCTACAGCGGGAGAAACCACCAAACACTCCCATGGTGGGCAGCTTAGAGAGCTTTGCTACTTGTGTAAATATTCGTGCTCTGCACGACAATGCTCCAGAAAGATATCCTGCCAGGGTATTGGATGCTGATCGATCTCAAATTCAATCTTTATCCATTCAGCCCAAGTCGCGCAGCTTTCTCAGGTTGTTTAAGAAAGACAAAAACTGA